The following proteins are encoded in a genomic region of Nitrospirota bacterium:
- a CDS encoding helix-turn-helix transcriptional regulator encodes MPFAEKLSKLRKDRGLTQEELAKKVGVGIAQMRRYEKGASSPTLEVIK; translated from the coding sequence ATGCCGTTTGCAGAGAAACTCTCTAAGTTGAGAAAGGACAGAGGGCTTACGCAGGAAGAGCTCGCAAAAAAGGTTGGTGTGGGGATCGCTCAGATGAGACGATATGAGAAGGGCGCTTCTTCTCCTACGCTGGAGGTCATTAAG